A genomic stretch from Chryseobacterium sp. SNU WT5 includes:
- a CDS encoding BRO family protein produces the protein MKTTNIQLFEQKQVRSVWDEEQEKWYFSVQDVVEVLTESSDVKQYIKRLLSRDESLKLNWGTICTLVEMQAADGKRRKIQASDTKGLLRIIQSVPSKKAEPFKLWLAQVGSDRLDEMQDPELSINKAMQDYLNLGYSENWINQRLKSIEIRKELTDEWKRLGMKGGQQFAVLTDIITKGWSDKNTKEYKKHKGLKKENLRDNMTNTELILNMLAEASTKDISQAVNPETFDENKTVAQQGGNVAKVARLELESKTGKKVVSDLSAKKMLENKPKK, from the coding sequence ATGAAAACCACGAATATCCAACTTTTTGAACAAAAACAAGTTCGTTCGGTGTGGGACGAGGAGCAAGAGAAATGGTATTTTTCAGTGCAGGATGTTGTAGAGGTTTTGACTGAAAGCAGCGATGTTAAACAATATATTAAACGCTTACTTTCAAGAGATGAATCTTTAAAATTAAACTGGGGTACAATTTGTACCCTAGTTGAAATGCAAGCTGCAGATGGAAAAAGACGAAAAATACAAGCGTCAGATACCAAAGGACTTTTAAGAATTATCCAATCCGTTCCTTCTAAAAAAGCAGAACCTTTTAAACTTTGGTTGGCTCAAGTCGGTTCAGATCGACTCGATGAAATGCAGGATCCGGAGTTAAGCATTAATAAAGCAATGCAGGATTATTTGAATTTAGGATATTCCGAAAATTGGATTAATCAAAGATTAAAAAGTATTGAAATCCGAAAAGAATTAACAGATGAATGGAAACGTCTTGGAATGAAAGGAGGACAACAATTCGCCGTCCTAACAGATATCATCACTAAAGGTTGGAGTGATAAAAACACCAAAGAATACAAAAAACACAAAGGTCTTAAAAAAGAAAATCTTCGGGATAATATGACCAACACCGAATTGATTCTGAATATGTTGGCAGAAGCATCTACGAAAGATATTTCGCAAGCAGTAAATCCCGAAACTTTTGATGAAAATAAAACCGTTGCACAACAAGGTGGAAATGTTGCAAAAGTAGCAAGGCTGGAATTAGAATCTAAAACCGGTAAAAAAGTAGTGAGTGATTTATCTGCGAAAAAAATGTTAGAAAATAAACCTAAAAAATAA